The window CCCAGATTTTCACACCGTCTGTGTTTTGCAGCGCCGCCTGGAGTTCAGGTTACAGCGCCCACATCAAGCCGGTGCGCACATTCACTTTTTCAGTTTGCACGCCGTGCAGATTTTCCACTACGGGAATTTGCACCTGGCTGCGCAGCGACATCACGCCGCCGAGCCGCACACGCAATCCCGGAGAAAAATACACCGCGGTGCCGCCGCTGTTGACGTCGCTTTGACCGCCTTCGTCGTCATAATCGGCGACGCGGCCGTTGATTTCGGCGATCACATCAAGCGCGCCGGCCAATCCTTTTTGCGCCGCAGCATTGAAGCGAAAAATATTGCCGTAAGCAAAATCGTGATCATTCGCGCCGTTGGCTTGATAGCTCGCGCTGAAAAACAGCGGCACATTGCCGGAGGCATGCAAAAGCTGCACGCCGAAAATGCCGGCCCACGCGCCGCTGCCGGTTTGCAGATGCTGATTGAGCCGCTCGCCCGCGTCATCGTTTTGATCGGAAGCGCCAAGCGGAATGCGCCCGCCCGCGAGGCCGTGCAACTGCCACGCGCCGCCAAACTGCAAGAGCTGCGCAATGGCCAAAACTTCCGGATCGCCCAAGCCGTTGGCGGTTTGCGCGCCCTCAGCCGTGGAGATGCGATTGAACGTGTACGGCGCTGTGGCCATCAACATAATCCGGCTGCTCAGGCCATATTTCAGCGAGAGTTGCACGTCATTTTGCAAATGTGATTCCGGCACTTCGATTAAATGTTGCAAGCGCTGGGGAGAGCCGGTTTTGGCCAAACCGTGACCATGATCGTCCTCATGAGTATTGTGCAAATGCACGCTGTTTTTGCGGGTGTTGAAATGTTCAACCGCAAAAAGCAGGCGTCCGGCGTCCAGTTTTTGAGCATTGTTGAGAAAGAAACTCTGATCGCCGCAACGGCAGATCGAGCACGGCAATGCCGCGCCGGCGTAAAGCAAACAGGCGAAAATGGCCGTTCGCATACCAAAGGTTTTCATAAAATCTCCGTGGAGAGTTGATGCTCGTGATATTTGTGGAATCTCGACAAAATCGTGGCGCAACATTCATGCTGCGAAAACTAATTTTTTTCAACATGAATGTTGAACCACGACACAGTTCAAAATCAACCCTGAGCGGGCAGAACAACCGTTTTTATTCAACTCCAACGGGGCGGGGGATCGGGCGGGAGGCGCGTAAAATCGCGGTGAGAGATTAATACGAAAAAGAAATTCAAATCCTGGCAGGCAAGCCGGGGCGCAATATCATCAACACGCTGCGGCAACGCCTCCCAGCGCAGCATGAGAAACAAATCTTGCGGCGTGGAAGCGCCGCAAGAGGCGTAGGCATGAGAATCGTTTTGAGCGGAGGCCGGCTTTTCACCGCAAGCCTGGCCGGCTGCTGCGCCGGTGCAGCAACAGACGCCGCTGCAACCGTGCGCGCAACGGCTGTGCGCAGGCGCGCGTTGTCCATAAAAAACCGGCAGCATGTGCACGCCGCCGGTAACGGAGAACAACGCCATCAGCAACACGCCGCAAAGCGCGCGCGGCAACCGGCGATGAATGTAGCAGGCGCAAAACATGTGTGGCAAGATATAACTCTTTTCGTCTTGCGCAAGCATGATGTCACCACCGGTGGCGGCATTTTCAGCGGAGAAATTTTTGCAACTTTGCCGCCGTTCCTTAAAACGCGTACCGGCTTCCCACCTGCACCAGCCGCGGGCTGCCGACTTGAATGCCGCGCGTGCGATCGACGATGTAGGTTTTGTCCGTAAGATTCTTGACGGCAATAAAGAACGTCATATGCGCAGGTTGAAGATGATAATTGAGCGCCGCATTCAAAATTGTGTATGCTGCCAGCTCGCCGCGCTGGCCGTCGGCTGTTGGCGTAACAGTGTTGGCAAAGTCGGCGAACTGCGCGCCTACATGCACAGCTTCCAGCAAGGCATCGAAGCCATGCGCGGCATACCCGGCCGCAGCGGTGAGCATGTGCTTGGGCGCATACGGCTGGCGGTTTCCGGCGGCGCTGCCCGCGATGATTGCGCCGCCGACCACTTGAGAAAACGGCGTGGTTTGCTCCGCTTCCGGCAGCCAGGTGTAAGCGCCGTCAACATAAAACCCATTCTCAAAACCATAACGACCGGAAAGTTCAACGCCCTGGAATAACGCCTCGCCCTGCGAGAGCGGCGTGCCGCCGCCGGCAATCGAGCCGACCGCGATCAAGCGCGAGAAATCATTTCTAAAAAACGTGGCCTGAATCAAGCTTCCCGCCACAGGCTGAAACCGCGCACCAAACTCCCAGTTGGTCGACTCTTCCGCTTCGACTTCTGTAGACGTGCCGGTTCCGTCGATGACGTCTTCCGTGCGCGGCGGCGCGAAACCGAGATGCACGCCCGCAAACATCGTTAGCGCGTTCGCGGGATTCCACGTCGCGCCCAGGCTGGGAATCCATTTACTCAAATCATCGGATCCGGAAAGGCCGCCGGGTAGCCGGTTGGTGCGGGAGGAATTGATATGTTCATAACGCAGGCCGGGGGTGAGGGACCATGCGCCGAGAAAAAAACGGTTAACCAAAAACGCAGAATAGGCCGTGGTTTCACGCAAATTGTCTTCTGCCACTGAACCGGTTCGTGCCTTCGACGAAGCGCCATTCATTTGCATGCGATCCTGATTTTCAAAATGCGCTTTAACGCCGGCTTGCAACTCGCTCGCAACGCCGAAAGCTGTGTGTGCCAGTTTCAGGCGCGGCTCAACGCCCCAGGTGGTATAATCGCGCAAGCGGCCTTGCGCCGAGTTGAGCGTGTCAGGGTTGACGCGCAAACCTGCCAGGCGGGCATCTCTAAAAGCCGTGCCCGCTGCGCCGCCTTGCGTATCCGTCGTCGTGCTCGATTGCCGCCACCAATCACGGCTGAAATTGGAAAAGTACAGATTGGTGGTCAGCAGCGTGCTTGCACTCAGTTGGAGATTGTGTGTTGCCGAAGCGCCATAGCGTCTGATTTCGAAATTATCGTTTTTGAAGGGATTGTAGCGCGCGCCGAAGTTGCGGTATTCCGCTTCCGTCAGGCCGCTGTAACCCACTTGCGAGTCTTCGGTGAGCGCGTTGGCGCGCAGTGTGAGCGCCTGGCTTTTGCTCAAAGCTGCCACGGTTTTAAAATTCACGTCATTGAGTTTTGAATGGATATTATCGCGCGCGCCGTCGCCCTGCTTGCGCGTATAATCCAAGACCATGCGATGTCCGCCGAACCGGAACTTGCCGTCAAAAAAGTCGCGGCTGCCGCCGCTAACAGAAGCGAAGCCCGCGAGTTTCACTTGCGGCGCGGGCGTGATATAATTGATGATGCCGCCGATGGTCTGTGGCCCGAACAAAATTTGTCCGGCGCCTTTCAATAGTTCGATGCGCTCGAAACGGTCGATGGGCGGATGATAGTAGCTCGCATTGTCGCCATACGGCGCGTAGGCCAGCGGCACACCGTCTTCGAGCAACGTGAGTTTGGTTGAGCGCGTGGGATTCAAGCCGCGGATGCCGATGTTGGGCCGCAACCCAAAGCCTTCCTCGTCGCGGGCATTTACTCCGGGAAGCTTGCGCACCGCTTCATTGGCTGTAAACGGCCGACTGGCTTCCAGCGTGCGCAAGTCCAGCACATTTGCACTGCCAGGAATGGCAGCAAGATTTTCCGTTTTGCCGACGACAACAACTTCGGGCATGACATAGGAAGTATCGCCGGAAACGTCAGCAGTTTTTTGCTGCGCCCAAAGTGTGCTGGCGCAGAGGGCGGCAAGCGCCAATGGCCGCAACATCTGTTTCATGATGAACATCGCAAGATCCTCCTTCAGATTTAGGTGCACAGGTGACGGGGATTTTTTCCCCTGAGAATTTTCATCACGAATTAATAGCCGGAAGTCATCTGACTGCCTCGCAAAAACAATTCTGTTCTAGCTACAATTGGCAAAAAATGAATCATAAGTAATTTGTAAGTAATTAATTTATGGTTCATTTTTATACATGCTTGGATTTTTAGAGCGAAGAGCTAATAAAAATCAAAAAGATAAACGCACAACTTATAGTAAAATAAGTAATAAGCATTTATGTAAATTTTTCCTGATAAAGCCTTCTTGATTCCTTTACAGTCTTTTTGATTTAATATTAAAACAATGTGAGTTAATATAATCCTGAAGGTATGTCGATGCAACATTTTTTTTACCAATAAACAAGATTTTCCTTGCTTCATTTTACCACAAATGCTAATTTCAGGCGTTTGAAATATAAAACAATGAGTTATAGACCAAATCAATTAACCAGATAAGTGAACATTTAAAGCTGAGTTTGAAATCATTGACTTGGGCGAACGGTGATTTTGCGAGGAAATAAATTATGAACACAAATGTCTGGAAGGAATTTGATCAAAACGTGATCAGTCACAGCGGCGCGCATCATCTGATGGCGATTGACGGCTTGCTGCGCAAGCAAGGCTATGCACGTGTGACCGATGTCGCCAAATCACTGAACATTACACGCGGCAGCGCTTCGATTACACTCAAAGCTTTGAAGGAGAGAGGACTGGTCGAAGAAGATGAGAATAAATTTCTGCATCTCTCCAAGAACGGCAATTCGCTGGCGCAGAAAATCGAATCGAAACGCATTATTCTCATCAAATTCATGAAAGATGTTCTGCACGTTTCGCCGGAGCAGGCGGAGATCGACGCCTGTAAAGTCGAACATCTCATCAGCATCGAAACCGGCGAGCATCTGCTGGCCTTTTTGAAATTTCTTTTCTCCGGCGATCAGCGGGCGGTTGATTTTTTGAAGGCCTTCTTGAGTTACAAAAACGCGTGCGGCGACATCACGCAATGCCCGGTATGCGAAACGGATTGCTTGATCAATACTGACTTCAGTGAAACCTCCAAGACTGGCGGCAACCGTTTCACCGTGAGCAAATAAAATGCGCCCGGCGCGCATTGATCATGGTGCTGAACGTATTTGTTGTTTAATTCATGTTCGAAAGGTTCATATGATTACCACGACGTCTGCTCCTGCATTGTTGTTTGAGACCAGTGACAACAACGATTCCACGCCATGGCAGCCTTTGGCGCATTTGCAGCCCGGCGAAGCGGGCGTGATTGCCGGGTATCATGAGGAAGTTGGCGATGATGCGCGCCTCGCGGAACTCGGTTTGATTTCCGGCGCCGGCGTGCGCATGGTCAAATACGCTCCCCTGGGCGATCCCGTGCAGCTTTCCGTGCGCGGCTTTCATTTGACCATTAGCAAAAAAACCGCGCAGGGCATTTTTGTGAAACCAGAGGCGCGCAAATAAGGATGTTTTGCCGGCCTTTTCTCATGGCAGCATACTGCAGAGTTTTTTTTCGAAACCTACCAAATCTTCATTATGTCTTCGACCCTCACTATGCGACCACTACGGAGTAGCGCGCCCCTGACAAAGTCTGCGCGTGTGTTGCTTGTGGGGAATCCGAACTCCGGCAAAACGACTCTCTTTAACGCCCTGACGGGTTTGCGCCAGAAGGTCGCAAACTATCCCGGCGTCACCGTCGAAAAAAAAATCGGTTTGCTCGAAGGCCCTGATCACGTCCATGTCGAGCTTCACGATCTTCCCGGTCTCTACAGTCTTGCCGCCAATTCTCTTGATGAACAAATAGCCGTCAATGAAATCACGGCGCGCCAAACGCCGCCGGATTTAATCGTTGTTGTTGCCGACGCCACCAATCTTGAACGCAATCTCTATCTCTGCGCACAACTTCTCGATCTCGGCCTGCCGGCATTGCTGGTGTTGAACATGATGGACGAAGCTGAACGCAGTGAAATCCATATCGACCTTGCCGGCCTGGAACGCAAGCTGGGCGTGCGTGTTTTGGCCGCCTCGGCAAAAAAGGGCAGCGGCATCGAGGAAATTCGTCGCGCGCTTTTTGCCGCGTTGCGTTCGCAAGCAAACGTGAAGACGGGATTTTGGCAAATTCCCAAGCATATCGCGCAAATTTGTAAACCGGTGACAGGTTGGTTTCAGGCCAACGCCGCGATGGGCGCCCGCCGCGCATTTGCCGAAGCGCTGCGCACGATTTCGGATGAAACCGTATTGAAATCCTGGGCGAAGCATCCGTATGCTTCAGAATTGCAGGGCCTGGTGAAAACCAGCCGCGACGCATTGGTGAAGCAGCATATTCCCTGGCGCCAGACCGAGGCCGCCGCGCGTTACGCCTGGGTTGATCAGTTGATCGCAGAAAACGTGCGCCATGGGCCTGCGCACCGTCTCACGCGCAGCGAGAAAATCGACCGTGTGCTCACGCATCGTGTGTTTGGGCCGGTGATTTTGCTCGCGGTTTTGCTGGTGATTTTTCAGGCGATTTTCACCTGGGCTGAGCTTCCCATGACGGTGATCGAAGAGTTTTTCACCCGGATGCAAGAGGCTGTTGCGGCCGCTATGCCGGATGGCGTTTTGGAAGATTTGATCGTCAACGGCGCGATCACCGGCGTGGGCGCGGTCGTGGTATTTTTGCCGCAAATTCTCTTGCTGGTTTTTTTCCTGGCATTGCTTGAAGAGTCGGGCTATCTGGCGCGCGCGGCATTCATGCTGGATCGCGTCATGGCAAAGATCGGTTTGCAAGGCCACTCCGTGATTCCCTTGCTTAGCTCATTTGCCTGCGCCATTCCCGGAATCATGGCGGCGCGCACGATTAAGAATCCTCAAGATCGGTTAATCACGATTCTAGTCGCGCCGCTGATGAGTTGCAGCGCGCGCTTGCCGGTCTACACGCTCATGATCGGCGCGTTCATTCCGAACATAGCGGTGCTGGGTTTCATTTCGTTGCAAGGCCTGACGTTGTTGTCAATGTATCTCCTCGGCATTGTCATGGCTATCATCGCGGCTTACCTGCTCAAGCGTTTCATCATCAAGGGCAAAACCCAAGCATTTCTGATGGAATTGCCGGCCTACCGCCGGCCTTCGCTGCGATCGATCCTGTGGCAAATGTACGATCGCGCCAAGGTTTTCGTTCTCAATGCCGGCAAAGTGATTTTGGCGATATCGATCGTCTTGTGGTTTTTGGCGAGCTATCCGCGCGCAGCGGCTCCTGACGGCGAGCAAACTGCGCAAGCAACGGAAACCGCCGCAGAAAATTTCGAGATTTTGAACAGCTACGCCGGGCGGTTGGGCAAGTTCATCGAACCGCTCATTGAACCGCTCGGCTTTGATTGGAAAATAGGTATCGGCTTGATTACTTCATTTGCTGCGCGCGAAGTCATGGTAAGCACCCTCGCCACGATTTATAATGTGCAGAACGCCGACGAAAGTTCGGTCGATCTGCGTGAAACACTGCGCAGCGAAATCAATCCCAAAACCGGAGAGCCGGTTTATACGCCGCTGGTGGCCCTGTCGCTGATGGTTTTCTTTGTGCTCGCTTGCCAGTGCATGTCAACGGTTGCAATCGTGCGCCGCGAAACCGACACCTGGCGCTGGCCGATGTTCATGATGACTTATATGACAGTGCTGGCCTATCTCGGCTCGCTTGTTGTGTATCAAGGTGGAAAACTTCTCGGGTGGGGATAATCACGTAGCGGTATGCTATGAAAATAAATTTGATTGAGATGAGAATCAGATGAATTGGCAGGAAATCATCGTTTTCGGAACAGTCGCCCTTGCTGCACTTTACAGCAGTCGGGTGTTTTTGCAGCAATTTGAGATTGGCGAGAAGAAAGGCCCGGCAGGTTGCGCCAAGTGCCCGGGCTGTGCACTCACGCAAACAAATTCCTCGACTGCTCCACAATTGATCAGAATTATTACGCCGGCGCAGAAGGCGGGATGACACGAATGTCGCGAAAACACAGTGCTTGAGTTTTCATGGTTGTAATTTTGACCCCACCGGCAAGCAAACCTTTCAAACTCAAAGAAGCATCGTTTTAATAATCTACTCATCTCCTTGAAACCACGAATACACGCGGTGAAGCTTCAAGAGCAGTGTGCCGGGCATGAACGATTTCAATAAAACGAAACCTTTTTGCGCAAGGCCATATGCAAGCGCGCCAGATATTCTTCACGGGAAATTTCAATTGCGCCGAAAAGCTTGAGCGTTGATGTCATCATTTGCGCATCGTGCAAGACATAGCCGCGCTTTTTGAGATGTTCGGCAAGCGCTGCCAGCGCAACCTTCGAGGCATGCGAAACCCGGAAGAACATCGATTCGCCAAAAAAAGCGCCGTGCAACGCCACCCCATACAACCCGCCCACCAGCTTGCCATTTTGCCAGGACTCCACGCTATGCGCAAAGCCCAACCGGTGCAGATTCACATACGATTGAATAATTTCTTCGGAAATCCAGGTGAATTCGCGCTGGGCGCAGGCGCGCATCACGCGCTCGAAACTGCGATCAAAATAAACGTCAAAACAGCGGCGGTTGAGGATGCGCCGCAAATCGCGCGGCGGGTGAAACGTCTGCACCTCGAGAATGGTGCGGGGATCCGCCTCATACCAACTGATTTCGCCGCTCTCGTCCGCCATCGGGAATATACCCTGACTATACGCATCTAGTAATGTTTCTGCCGGTATCATAAAGTGATCAAAAAATTCTCTGCCTGATCTTGCCTTGACATTTTTTCCGGGCTTGCCTATCTTGCGCCACAATCAACGTGCAATGAATCATGAACACGGAGGAAGGACATGTCTGGCGATTTCATCACGAATCTGCTCAAAGTTCTGCATTTATTTTTCATCATAATGGGCGTGGGCGGCGCGCTTGGCCAGTTTCTTCTGGTGCGGCGTTTTCGACAGGCGCATCCCAGTGACGCGGAAGCAAGCGAAAAAATGGCGGTGGTGTTGGCGCGCTTCCTGGAAGTTTACGGCTTGTTATTCGCCTTGATCACGGGCGTACTGCTGGCTTTTAAGATGGAAGCGTTTCGCAACGGCTATCTGCACGTCAAAATCCTGCTTGTGCTCATCGTTGTGGGGTTGAGCCACATGGAATTGAGCAATCTCAAACGCATGGTCGCTTTGCGTGCCGCTGGCAAAAGCTCGGAAGCCGGCCAACTTAAACAAAAGCATTTGATGTTGACCTCAGTAAGCCTGCTGTTGATCCTTGTCATCACCTGGTTGGTTGTATTCAAGCCATTTTGAGCAATCTATATGATTTCGGCTTTCAGCGCAAGTTTTTTGATGTCGAGTCGCAATCCTGCAAGAGTCACAGTTGAGGCGATATGAAGGTGGAAGGACATTTTCTTCAACAAGCCATTGTATTGGCAAAACAAGCACGTGAGCGCGGCAATCACCCTTTTGGAGCTGTATTGGTGTTAGATGATCAAGTCGTGCTGGCGGCGGAAAATACCGTGAACAGTGAAGCCAATCCGACGTGTCACGCCGAAACCAATTTGGTCCAAATGGCGGTGCGCGTGCTGACTCCTGAGCAAATCCGGCGGGTAACGTTGTACACAAGCTGCGAGCCATGCGCCATGTGCGCCGGCGCAATGTACTGGGCGGGAATTCGTAAAGTGGTTTATGCCCTGTCGTGCGACGAGTTGGCCACGTTTGTTGGAAACGATTTTCTTATGCCGTGCCGCGAGCTTTTCGCCCCTGCAAACGAGAACGTGGAAGTCGCCCGGCCATTTCTACCCGACGCCGCGCGTGCGGTGCATTTGAATTTTTGGCCGCAAGCCTAGCTGTATAAGATTGCAATGCGGTTTCTAAAAAATATCCGGTCAGATCAACCCTTGACATTGCAGCCTCGGGTTTCTATCTTCGTCGCCGATTATTGAGTTTTATCATCTCTTGTCATCCGAGAAAATAAAAGCTGCTATTGCCCTGAAATCAGCAAAAGGATCATCATGCTACCTCCTGAAAAAGATGCCGAGCTGCGCCAAAAAATCGCCAACGGCTTTGTGGTCGAAACGGAAGAGCATATGACGCCGGGCTATAAAGCTGCCCTGGAAGTCATACTCACCGTGCAAGGCGATACGGAGTTGTTGAGTGCGCCGGCTTATTATTTTGCCTCGAAAGATGCTCCTACCATCAACAGCCGTTTGGCGGTTTACGCCATCATTCAGGATGAACTCGGGCATGCGAACATCGCCTATCGTTTGCTGGAAGATTTGGGCGTGTCAAAACAGTGGCTGATGTATGGCCGGCAGCCGCATGAGTTCAAACATCCCTACGGTTTCGATCAGGCGCTGGAGAATTGGGCGGAGATGGTGGTCGCAAACGGCTTTTTCGATCGCGCCGGCATCACGCTGTTGGCGGATGTCCACAAGAATTGCAGCTATGGTCCGTGGCAGCGCGCCCTCACCAAAGTCGATCGCGAAGAAGTGTTGCATTTGCGCCATGGCGAAAGCTGGATGAGACGCCTGGCAAAGGCAGGAGGGGAGGCGAAAAAAGCCTTGCAGCGCGCGGTCGATTGGATGTTTCCCATGACGCTGGAATGGTTTGGCCTGCCGGATCAATTGAAAAAGCACAACGATCAATTGGATTACCGTTTGAAAGGGTTGACGAACGATCAACTTCGCCAGGTGTGGATGAGCGCCACCGTGCCGTTGTGTGAAAGCATCGACATCCGTGTGCCCGCGCATTACGACGAATCCAAGCAGGCGTATGTGATTGAATACGAATTCCCGGTGGAATATGACCCGCAGGCAAAGCGTTGGCTGTTCGATCAACCGATAAGCTGGCAGCAAGTGTTTCAACGCTGGAAAAAACGCGGTCCGATGAATCATATTTACGTGGATATGATTCAGGGCAATAAGACGGGCACGTTCGGCGGCTTGCAGTGGAATTAAGCCCGTGAAAAGTCCATTGGATGAAAAGGCCGTATGGCAGGCGTTAACGGAAGTGATGGATCCGGAATTGCCGATTAGCGTCGTCGATATGGGCTTGATTTACAGCGTAACCGTGGCGCAGAATACGATCGACATCGAAATGACGTTCACGGCGATTGCCTGCCCGGCGATGGATATGATGATCGGCGATATTCGTGATAAGATTGACTCGCTTGCAGCCGGCGTTTCAACACGCGTCAGCGTGGTGTGGAATCCGCCGTGGACCAAAGCGCGGCTTACGGACAGAGGGAAGGAAGTGCTGCAGAGTTTAGGCATCGCCACCTGAATGGCGAGAATGTTCACCTGTGAAAGATAAATGCATGTAACCCGGAACGCTCAACCCAAGATTGCCATGGCCACCCAACAAATCTATGAAGTTTTTGCGCGCAAAACTCATGAAGAAGCGCTGGTACACGTGGGCAGCGTCAATGCACCCAACGACGAGCTGGCGAAAGTTTACGCCTGGACAGCTTACGACGAAGAAACCTGGGTCGAGATGTGCGTCGTCTGCCGGCGCGAAATCATTCCGGTATTGAATCCCGTTGAGAAACCGATATGGGGAAATTGAAATTTGATTTTCGCCGCGACAAGAAACGAAGAGGGTTTTGT is drawn from Cytophagia bacterium CHB2 and contains these coding sequences:
- a CDS encoding ferrous iron transport protein A; this translates as MITTTSAPALLFETSDNNDSTPWQPLAHLQPGEAGVIAGYHEEVGDDARLAELGLISGAGVRMVKYAPLGDPVQLSVRGFHLTISKKTAQGIFVKPEARK
- a CDS encoding DUF2269 family protein produces the protein MSGDFITNLLKVLHLFFIIMGVGGALGQFLLVRRFRQAHPSDAEASEKMAVVLARFLEVYGLLFALITGVLLAFKMEAFRNGYLHVKILLVLIVVGLSHMELSNLKRMVALRAAGKSSEAGQLKQKHLMLTSVSLLLILVITWLVVFKPF
- a CDS encoding phenylacetate-CoA oxygenase subunit PaaI — protein: MLPPEKDAELRQKIANGFVVETEEHMTPGYKAALEVILTVQGDTELLSAPAYYFASKDAPTINSRLAVYAIIQDELGHANIAYRLLEDLGVSKQWLMYGRQPHEFKHPYGFDQALENWAEMVVANGFFDRAGITLLADVHKNCSYGPWQRALTKVDREEVLHLRHGESWMRRLAKAGGEAKKALQRAVDWMFPMTLEWFGLPDQLKKHNDQLDYRLKGLTNDQLRQVWMSATVPLCESIDIRVPAHYDESKQAYVIEYEFPVEYDPQAKRWLFDQPISWQQVFQRWKKRGPMNHIYVDMIQGNKTGTFGGLQWN
- a CDS encoding nucleoside deaminase, with amino-acid sequence MKVEGHFLQQAIVLAKQARERGNHPFGAVLVLDDQVVLAAENTVNSEANPTCHAETNLVQMAVRVLTPEQIRRVTLYTSCEPCAMCAGAMYWAGIRKVVYALSCDELATFVGNDFLMPCRELFAPANENVEVARPFLPDAARAVHLNFWPQA
- the feoB gene encoding ferrous iron transport protein B, encoding MRPLRSSAPLTKSARVLLVGNPNSGKTTLFNALTGLRQKVANYPGVTVEKKIGLLEGPDHVHVELHDLPGLYSLAANSLDEQIAVNEITARQTPPDLIVVVADATNLERNLYLCAQLLDLGLPALLVLNMMDEAERSEIHIDLAGLERKLGVRVLAASAKKGSGIEEIRRALFAALRSQANVKTGFWQIPKHIAQICKPVTGWFQANAAMGARRAFAEALRTISDETVLKSWAKHPYASELQGLVKTSRDALVKQHIPWRQTEAAARYAWVDQLIAENVRHGPAHRLTRSEKIDRVLTHRVFGPVILLAVLLVIFQAIFTWAELPMTVIEEFFTRMQEAVAAAMPDGVLEDLIVNGAITGVGAVVVFLPQILLLVFFLALLEESGYLARAAFMLDRVMAKIGLQGHSVIPLLSSFACAIPGIMAARTIKNPQDRLITILVAPLMSCSARLPVYTLMIGAFIPNIAVLGFISLQGLTLLSMYLLGIVMAIIAAYLLKRFIIKGKTQAFLMELPAYRRPSLRSILWQMYDRAKVFVLNAGKVILAISIVLWFLASYPRAAAPDGEQTAQATETAAENFEILNSYAGRLGKFIEPLIEPLGFDWKIGIGLITSFAAREVMVSTLATIYNVQNADESSVDLRETLRSEINPKTGEPVYTPLVALSLMVFFVLACQCMSTVAIVRRETDTWRWPMFMMTYMTVLAYLGSLVVYQGGKLLGWG
- a CDS encoding metal-sulfur cluster assembly factor, translating into MKSPLDEKAVWQALTEVMDPELPISVVDMGLIYSVTVAQNTIDIEMTFTAIACPAMDMMIGDIRDKIDSLAAGVSTRVSVVWNPPWTKARLTDRGKEVLQSLGIAT
- a CDS encoding TonB-dependent receptor is translated as MFIMKQMLRPLALAALCASTLWAQQKTADVSGDTSYVMPEVVVVGKTENLAAIPGSANVLDLRTLEASRPFTANEAVRKLPGVNARDEEGFGLRPNIGIRGLNPTRSTKLTLLEDGVPLAYAPYGDNASYYHPPIDRFERIELLKGAGQILFGPQTIGGIINYITPAPQVKLAGFASVSGGSRDFFDGKFRFGGHRMVLDYTRKQGDGARDNIHSKLNDVNFKTVAALSKSQALTLRANALTEDSQVGYSGLTEAEYRNFGARYNPFKNDNFEIRRYGASATHNLQLSASTLLTTNLYFSNFSRDWWRQSSTTTDTQGGAAGTAFRDARLAGLRVNPDTLNSAQGRLRDYTTWGVEPRLKLAHTAFGVASELQAGVKAHFENQDRMQMNGASSKARTGSVAEDNLRETTAYSAFLVNRFFLGAWSLTPGLRYEHINSSRTNRLPGGLSGSDDLSKWIPSLGATWNPANALTMFAGVHLGFAPPRTEDVIDGTGTSTEVEAEESTNWEFGARFQPVAGSLIQATFFRNDFSRLIAVGSIAGGGTPLSQGEALFQGVELSGRYGFENGFYVDGAYTWLPEAEQTTPFSQVVGGAIIAGSAAGNRQPYAPKHMLTAAAGYAAHGFDALLEAVHVGAQFADFANTVTPTADGQRGELAAYTILNAALNYHLQPAHMTFFIAVKNLTDKTYIVDRTRGIQVGSPRLVQVGSRYAF
- a CDS encoding leucyl/phenylalanyl-tRNA--protein transferase; this translates as MIPAETLLDAYSQGIFPMADESGEISWYEADPRTILEVQTFHPPRDLRRILNRRCFDVYFDRSFERVMRACAQREFTWISEEIIQSYVNLHRLGFAHSVESWQNGKLVGGLYGVALHGAFFGESMFFRVSHASKVALAALAEHLKKRGYVLHDAQMMTSTLKLFGAIEISREEYLARLHMALRKKVSFY
- a CDS encoding metal-dependent transcriptional regulator; translated protein: MNTNVWKEFDQNVISHSGAHHLMAIDGLLRKQGYARVTDVAKSLNITRGSASITLKALKERGLVEEDENKFLHLSKNGNSLAQKIESKRIILIKFMKDVLHVSPEQAEIDACKVEHLISIETGEHLLAFLKFLFSGDQRAVDFLKAFLSYKNACGDITQCPVCETDCLINTDFSETSKTGGNRFTVSK